A window of Juglans regia cultivar Chandler chromosome 7, Walnut 2.0, whole genome shotgun sequence contains these coding sequences:
- the LOC108995086 gene encoding cell division cycle protein 27 homolog B-like, giving the protein MESILVECVQNSLRHYMYRNAIFMCERLCAEFPSEMNLQLLAGCYLHSNQSYAAYHILKGTEMAQSRYLFALSCFQMDLLNEAEAALCPPNEPGAEIPNGAAGHYLLGLIHRYTDRRKTAIHHFKQALSTDPLMWAAYEELCVLGASDEATIVFGEAATIRIQKQYLPQGSSSQSLPMSNEDHSLVSAGNFGPGSDDTSPRQLKHMQGNSLRDIPVNYYGAAALGGAATQPSNGGLSNICFYNTPSPMASQLSGVAPPPMCRNAQPNSPNQSTVNADSSPRSTVNSTIQAPRRKFVDEGKLRKISGRLFSDSGARRSTRISGDVGANTNMSATMVVGNGTSNFSKYLGGSKLSSMAFRAVTVRKSQSWTNENIDEGIHNETFADPRSNIISTTSSTSPYGDTRSLDQGAMVPISGGIMNDSRAISGASEIIDLLRTLGEGYRLSCMYRCQEALDVYLKLPHQHYNTGWVLSQVGKAYFEMVNYSEADGAFGLARQASPYGLEGMDTYSTVLYHLKEDMKLSYLAQELISIDRLAPQSWCAIGNCYSLQKDHEAALKNFQRAVQLNPRFAYAHTLCGHEYVALEDFENGIKSYQSALRVDARHYNSWYGLGMIYLRQEKYEFSEHHFRMAFLINPRSSVILSYLGTALHTLKRSDEALVIMEKAILADKKNPLPMYQKANILVSLEKLDEALEVLEELKEYAPRESSIYALMGKIYKRRNMHDKAMLHFGLALDLKPPATDVAAIKAAIEKLHVPDELQDYL; this is encoded by the exons ATGAATTTGCAATTATTGGCTGGCTGTTACTTGCACAGCAATCAATCTTATGCTGCATACCATATTTTAAAGG GAACGGAAATGGCTCAATCGCGCTACTTGTTTGCACTATCATGCTTTCAGATGGATCTTCTTAATGAAGCCGAAGCAGCATTATGCCCTCCTAATGAGCCTGGTGCAGAG ATTCCGAATGGTGCAGCTGGTCATTACCTTTTAGGACTTATTCACag gtACACTGATAGAAGGAAAACTGCCATACATCACTTTAAGCAGGCATTATCCACAGATCCTTTAATGTGGGCTGCATATGAGGAGCTTTGTGTCCTAG GTGCTTCTGATGAAGCAACTATAGTTTTTGGTGAAGCTGCAACTATTCGCATACAAAAGCAGTACTTGCCCCAGGGATCATCTTCCCAAAGCTTGCCCATGTCAAATGAGGATCATAGCTTAGTTTCTGCTGGCAACTTTGGCCCAGGTTCAGATGACACCAGTCCAAGGCAATTGAAACACATGCAAGGAAATAGCTTAAGAGATATTCCTGTCAATTATTATGGAGCAGCTGCACTGGGAGGAGCTGCTACTCAGCCTTCAAATGGCGGTTTGTCTAACATATGCTTCTATAATACCCCTTCACCAATGGCCTCGCAG TTGTCGGGTGTTGCCCCACCACCTATGTGTAGAAATGCACAGCCAAATAGCCCGAACCAAAGCACAGTCAATGCTGATAGCTCTCCAAGGTCCACAGTGAACTCTACCATTCAAGCCCCTCGAAGAAAGTTTGTCGATGAAGGAAAATTACGGAAG attTCTGGGCGATTATTTTCTGATTCTGGTGCTCGACGAAGTACTAGGATTTCTGGAGATGTAGGGGCCAACACAAATATGAGTGCCACAATGGTAGTTGGAAATGGAACTAGcaacttttcaaaatatctTGGAGGTTCCAAGCTGAGTTCGATGGCATTTCGTGCTGTGACAGTTCGCAAGAGTCAGTCATGGACCaatgaaaatattgatgaag GGATACACAATGAAACTTTTGCTGATCCTCGTTCAAACATTATATCAACAACTTCTAGTACATCTCCCTATGGTGATACTAGATCTCTTGATCAAGGTGCAATGGTTCCAATTAGTGGAGGTATCATGAATGATTCAAGAGCCATTAGTGGCGCTTCAGAAATAATCGACCTTCTGAGAACTCTCGGGGAAGGGTACAGACTTTCGTGCATGTACAGGTGCCAG GAAGCGCTGGATGTCTATCTTAAACTTCCACACCAACATTATAACACTGGCTGGGTGCTTTCCCAG GTTGGAAAAGCATACTTTGAAATGGTTAATTATTCAGAAGCTGATGGGGCCTTCGGTCTTGCCCGTCAGGCATCCCCTTACGGTTTAGAAGGAATGGATACATATTCTACAGTTCTTTAT CATTTGAAGGAAGATATGAAGTTGAGTTATCTGGCTCAAGAACTTATATCAATTGACCGCTTAGCTCCTCAATCTTG GTGTGCTATTGGAAATTGCTATAGCTTGCAGAAAGACCATGAAGCTGCACTTAAAAATTTCCAGCGAGCTGTTCAACTTAATCCAAGATTTGCATATGCACACACCCTTTGTGGTCATGA ATATGTAGCTTTAGAGGATTTTGAGAATGGAATTAAGAGCTACCAGAGTGCACTTAGGGTTGATGCAAGGCATTATAACTCCTGGTATGGGCTTGGAATGATATATCTTCGTCAAGAGAAGTATGAGTTTTCAGAGCATCACTTCCGGATGGCTTTCCTAATAAACCCACGTTCTTCTGTTATATTGTCTTATCTTGGTACAGCTTTGCACACGTTAAAG AGAAGTGACGAAGCTTTGGTGATAATGGAGAAGGCTATTTTAGCAGATAAGAAGAATCCCCTTCCCATGTATCAGAAGGCTAATATACTAGTGAGCTTAGAAAAACTGGATGAAGCTCTTGAAGTCCTGGAGGAGCTTAAAGAGTATGCCCCTCGTGAAAGCAGCATATATGCGTTGATGGGTAAGATTTATAAGCGGCGTAATATGCATGACAAAGCGATGCTTCATTTTGGTCTTGCTTTAGATTTGAAACCACCTGCAACAGACGTAGCTGCCATTAAG GCTGCCATTGAGAAGTTGCATGTGCCAGATGAACTACAAGACTACTTGTAG